In Trifolium pratense cultivar HEN17-A07 linkage group LG7, ARS_RC_1.1, whole genome shotgun sequence, a genomic segment contains:
- the LOC123897018 gene encoding protein PLASTID TRANSCRIPTIONALLY ACTIVE 10 isoform X2 encodes MQVFPNSYLFTFPKPLNPPSPLLHFHRPPPPSILHQKSPLTTVAKSYTSDEFPVDETFIETFGPKSKETEEEARRRNWIERGWAPWDEILTPEAEFARTSLNEGEEVPLSSPESIEAFKMLDPRYRKKKMEEMGLTEEEYLAKQFEIKGEIPEPLVTKWAGPLVVRLVPPRDWPPRGWEVDREELAFIREAHKVQTKRVRLEDIENGVRTETDDVCLDRYKVFLKQYNEWVEANKDILEEESYKIDQDYYPGRRKRGKDYKEGMYELPFYYPGQVCVGKVTTLHLYQGAFVDIGGVYDGWVPIKNNDWFWIRHHINVGMTVIVEITAKRDPYRFRFPIELRFVDPNIDHLIFNRFEFPPIFHREEDTNPDELRRDCGRPPVPRKDPRDKPEEEPLVSNHPYVEKLWQINVAEQMILNDMDINPDKYKGKTLSDLVDEDDFNEENSVRQTKIQYKNALVPKVTMKTSVKELDLEAAIAEREHHRKLWKEAKDRGEEYKITTLKRNIEMDEYDFMHWRRSFEEREALIRDISCRKTLGLPLEEPGRYVDASFFGKDKYDPESPLYRYDYWGEPKNSEKSRKKRVIDIHNQSIVGKSNVWFEMSYEDSIRHQPDGQQVDEYTKQGEDAEEEEDDDDDDDFDLSILDCQKVRLRIDDIKKH; translated from the exons ATGCAAGTCTTCCCCAACTCTTATCTTTTCACTTTCCCTAAACCCCTAAACCCTCCCTCTCCCCTTCTCCACTTCCACCGTCCTCCTCCTCCGTCCATACTTCATCAAAAATCGCCACTCACCACTGTCGCCAAGTCCTACACCTCCGACGAGTTCCCCGTCGACGAAACCTTCATCGAGACATTCGGCCCCAAAAGCAAGGAAACGGAGGAGGAAGCTCGAAGACGCAACTGGATTGAACGCGGCTGGGCTCCCTGGGATGAAATCCTCACTCCAGAAGCCGAATTCGCGCGTACGAGTCTCAATGAAGGTGAAGAAGTTCCTCTCAGTTCACCGGAATCCATTGAAGCTTTCAAAATGTTGGACCCTAGGTACCGTAAGAAGAAGATGGAGGAAATGGGATTGACGGAAGAGGAGTACCTCGCGAAGCAGTTCGAGATTAAGGGAGAGATTCCGGAGCCGTTGGTGACTAAGTGGGCGGGACCTTTGGTGGTAAGGTTAGTGCCACCGCGTGATTGGCCGCCGAGAGGGTGGGAGGTGGATCGGGAGGAACTGGCGTTTATTCGAGAAGCACATAAGGTGCAGACGAAGAGAGTGAGGTTGGAGGATATAGAAAATGGAGTTAGAACTGAAACTGATGATGTGTGTTTGGATAGGTATAAGGTGTTTTTGAAACAGTACAACGAGTGGGTGGAAGCTAACAAGGATATATTGGAAGAGGAATCTTATAAG ATTGACCAAGATTATTACCCTGGTAGAAGGAAAAGAGGCAAGGACTACAAGGAGGGCATG TACGAGCTACCGTTCTATTATCCTGGCCAG GTTTGTGTGGGGAAGGTTACAACTTTGCATCTCTATCAAGGGGCATTTGTTGACATTGGCGGGGTATATGATGG GTGGGTTCCTATAAAGAACAATGATTGGTTTTGGATTCGCCATCATATAAATGTGGGTATGACTGTCATTGTTGAAATTACG GCAAAACGAGATCCTTATCGCTTCCGGTTCCCAATCGAACTTCGTTTTGTTGATCCAAATATAGATCATCTGAT CTTTAACAGATTCGAGTTCCCACCAATATTTCACCGTGAGGAAGATACTAATCCTGATGAATTGCGG CGTGACTGTGGAAGACCTCCTGTTCCTAGAAAAGATCCAAGAGACAAGCCAGAGGAAGAACCTCTAGTTTCTAATCACCCATATGTCGAAAAG ttGTGGCAGATTAATGTAGCTGAGCAAATGATTTTGAATGATATGGATATTAATCCTGATAAATATAAAGGCAAAACGTTGTCAGACTTGGTTGATGAAGATGATTTTAATGAAGAAAATTCAGTTCGGCAAACAAAAATTCAGTATAAGAATGCATTAGTGCCAAAAGTAACTATG AAAACTAGTGTCAAAGAGCTTGACTTAGAGGCTGCAATTGCTGAGCGTGAG CACCATAGGAAACTATGGAAGGAAGCAAAGGACAGAGGTGAGGAATACAAAATCACCACATTGAAGCGCAATATTGAGATGGATGAATATGATTTCATGCATTGGCGTAGATCATTTGAGGAAAGAGAAGCATTGATTAGAGACATCAGCTG TCGCAAAACTCTTGGTCTGCCATTGGAGGAGCCAGGAAGGTATGTAGATGCTAGTTTTTTCGGTAAAGACAAGTACGATCCTGAAAGTCCTCTGTATCGATATGATTATTGGGGAGAACCCAAGAATTCAGAAAAGAGCAGGAAAAAGCGGGTGATAGATATTCATAACCAATCAATTGTGGGCAAGAGTAATGTTTGGTTTGAAATGTCGTACGAAGATAGCATCAGACATCAGCCCGATGGGCAACAGGTTGATGAGTATACAAAGCAAGGTGAAGATGCtgaagaagaggaagatgatgacgatgatgatgacTTTGACTTAAGCA TTCTAGACTGTCAGAAGGTCCGTTTGAGGATTGATGATATAAAAAAGCACTAG
- the LOC123897018 gene encoding protein PLASTID TRANSCRIPTIONALLY ACTIVE 10 isoform X1, whose amino-acid sequence MQVFPNSYLFTFPKPLNPPSPLLHFHRPPPPSILHQKSPLTTVAKSYTSDEFPVDETFIETFGPKSKETEEEARRRNWIERGWAPWDEILTPEAEFARTSLNEGEEVPLSSPESIEAFKMLDPRYRKKKMEEMGLTEEEYLAKQFEIKGEIPEPLVTKWAGPLVVRLVPPRDWPPRGWEVDREELAFIREAHKVQTKRVRLEDIENGVRTETDDVCLDRYKVFLKQYNEWVEANKDILEEESYKIDQDYYPGRRKRGKDYKEGMYELPFYYPGQVCVGKVTTLHLYQGAFVDIGGVYDGWVPIKNNDWFWIRHHINVGMTVIVEITAKRDPYRFRFPIELRFVDPNIDHLIFNRFEFPPIFHREEDTNPDELRRDCGRPPVPRKDPRDKPEEEPLVSNHPYVEKLWQINVAEQMILNDMDINPDKYKGKTLSDLVDEDDFNEENSVRQTKIQYKNALVPKVTMKTSVKELDLEAAIAEREHHRKLWKEAKDRGEEYKITTLKRNIEMDEYDFMHWRRSFEEREALIRDISCRKTLGLPLEEPGRYVDASFFGKDKYDPESPLYRYDYWGEPKNSEKSRKKRVIDIHNQSIVGKSNVWFEMSYEDSIRHQPDGQQVDEYTKQGEDAEEEEDDDDDDDFDLSILSSLGNNVSDKIHVNGTETSRLSEGPFED is encoded by the exons ATGCAAGTCTTCCCCAACTCTTATCTTTTCACTTTCCCTAAACCCCTAAACCCTCCCTCTCCCCTTCTCCACTTCCACCGTCCTCCTCCTCCGTCCATACTTCATCAAAAATCGCCACTCACCACTGTCGCCAAGTCCTACACCTCCGACGAGTTCCCCGTCGACGAAACCTTCATCGAGACATTCGGCCCCAAAAGCAAGGAAACGGAGGAGGAAGCTCGAAGACGCAACTGGATTGAACGCGGCTGGGCTCCCTGGGATGAAATCCTCACTCCAGAAGCCGAATTCGCGCGTACGAGTCTCAATGAAGGTGAAGAAGTTCCTCTCAGTTCACCGGAATCCATTGAAGCTTTCAAAATGTTGGACCCTAGGTACCGTAAGAAGAAGATGGAGGAAATGGGATTGACGGAAGAGGAGTACCTCGCGAAGCAGTTCGAGATTAAGGGAGAGATTCCGGAGCCGTTGGTGACTAAGTGGGCGGGACCTTTGGTGGTAAGGTTAGTGCCACCGCGTGATTGGCCGCCGAGAGGGTGGGAGGTGGATCGGGAGGAACTGGCGTTTATTCGAGAAGCACATAAGGTGCAGACGAAGAGAGTGAGGTTGGAGGATATAGAAAATGGAGTTAGAACTGAAACTGATGATGTGTGTTTGGATAGGTATAAGGTGTTTTTGAAACAGTACAACGAGTGGGTGGAAGCTAACAAGGATATATTGGAAGAGGAATCTTATAAG ATTGACCAAGATTATTACCCTGGTAGAAGGAAAAGAGGCAAGGACTACAAGGAGGGCATG TACGAGCTACCGTTCTATTATCCTGGCCAG GTTTGTGTGGGGAAGGTTACAACTTTGCATCTCTATCAAGGGGCATTTGTTGACATTGGCGGGGTATATGATGG GTGGGTTCCTATAAAGAACAATGATTGGTTTTGGATTCGCCATCATATAAATGTGGGTATGACTGTCATTGTTGAAATTACG GCAAAACGAGATCCTTATCGCTTCCGGTTCCCAATCGAACTTCGTTTTGTTGATCCAAATATAGATCATCTGAT CTTTAACAGATTCGAGTTCCCACCAATATTTCACCGTGAGGAAGATACTAATCCTGATGAATTGCGG CGTGACTGTGGAAGACCTCCTGTTCCTAGAAAAGATCCAAGAGACAAGCCAGAGGAAGAACCTCTAGTTTCTAATCACCCATATGTCGAAAAG ttGTGGCAGATTAATGTAGCTGAGCAAATGATTTTGAATGATATGGATATTAATCCTGATAAATATAAAGGCAAAACGTTGTCAGACTTGGTTGATGAAGATGATTTTAATGAAGAAAATTCAGTTCGGCAAACAAAAATTCAGTATAAGAATGCATTAGTGCCAAAAGTAACTATG AAAACTAGTGTCAAAGAGCTTGACTTAGAGGCTGCAATTGCTGAGCGTGAG CACCATAGGAAACTATGGAAGGAAGCAAAGGACAGAGGTGAGGAATACAAAATCACCACATTGAAGCGCAATATTGAGATGGATGAATATGATTTCATGCATTGGCGTAGATCATTTGAGGAAAGAGAAGCATTGATTAGAGACATCAGCTG TCGCAAAACTCTTGGTCTGCCATTGGAGGAGCCAGGAAGGTATGTAGATGCTAGTTTTTTCGGTAAAGACAAGTACGATCCTGAAAGTCCTCTGTATCGATATGATTATTGGGGAGAACCCAAGAATTCAGAAAAGAGCAGGAAAAAGCGGGTGATAGATATTCATAACCAATCAATTGTGGGCAAGAGTAATGTTTGGTTTGAAATGTCGTACGAAGATAGCATCAGACATCAGCCCGATGGGCAACAGGTTGATGAGTATACAAAGCAAGGTGAAGATGCtgaagaagaggaagatgatgacgatgatgatgacTTTGACTTAAGCATTCTGAGCAGTCTTGGCAATAATGTCTCAGATAAAATTCATGTTAACGGGACCGAGACTTCTAGACTGTCAGAAGGTCCGTTTGAGGATTGA